A single region of the Paenibacillus antri genome encodes:
- a CDS encoding ABC-F family ATP-binding cassette domain-containing protein has protein sequence MNLLTAERLTKTYGVKTLLENIDFNVDDRDRIGLIGVNGTGKSTLLRILAGAEAPDGGTISYRNGARIEYLSQQPPFDDDSTVLDQVFRGASPEFALLREYEAALQAIERGGPEAAAAERRFSELTARMDALNAWQLESEAKKVLSRLGVVDPMQRMGTLSGGQRKRVALAAALLHPADLLILDEPTNHLDTETVYWLERYLQKMKSALLMVTHDRYFLDRVANRIVELDRGSLHRYSGNYSAFLEQKAERMEREASEDRKRERLYKQELAWMRKGAKARTTKQKARIGRFDALASEVGTERAETLDIAIGGARLGKKVLEVRGVSCGYDGRALVRDFDAIVQRDDRIGVVGPNGSGKSTLLNVLAGRLLPSRGEVDIGSTVKIGYFTQEHTEMDGSMRVIEYIQEAAERIETANGESISASQLLERFLFPPAVQWTPISGLSGGEKRRLYLLRVLIGAPNVLFLDEPTNDLDIQTLTVLEDYLDDFAGAVIVVSHDRFFLDRTVDRLWSVESDGTIERYEGNYSDYVEKKALLEETAAPAPRTAAHATGKPALAASADGERGGAKALKFTFKEQKEYEEIDGKIADLESRLQEKAQNIVAAGSDYLELQRLTDEQNALESELAELFDRWTYLNELAEKIEAQKKS, from the coding sequence ATGAATTTACTAACGGCGGAACGACTGACGAAAACGTATGGCGTAAAGACGCTTCTAGAAAATATCGACTTCAACGTCGACGACCGCGATCGCATCGGCCTGATCGGCGTGAACGGCACCGGCAAGTCTACCCTGCTTCGTATTCTCGCCGGCGCGGAGGCTCCGGACGGCGGAACGATCTCCTATCGGAACGGCGCCCGCATCGAATATTTATCGCAGCAGCCGCCGTTCGACGACGACTCCACGGTGCTCGATCAAGTGTTCCGCGGGGCGTCGCCCGAGTTCGCGCTGCTTCGGGAATACGAGGCCGCGCTGCAAGCGATCGAGCGAGGCGGTCCGGAGGCGGCCGCCGCGGAGCGCAGGTTTTCCGAGCTTACGGCGCGGATGGACGCCTTGAACGCATGGCAGCTGGAGAGCGAAGCGAAGAAGGTGCTCTCCCGTCTCGGCGTCGTCGACCCGATGCAGCGCATGGGAACCTTGTCCGGCGGCCAACGCAAGCGCGTCGCGCTCGCCGCCGCGCTTCTTCACCCGGCCGACCTGCTCATTCTGGACGAGCCGACGAACCATCTCGATACGGAAACCGTCTATTGGCTGGAACGGTATTTGCAGAAGATGAAGTCCGCCTTGCTCATGGTGACCCATGATCGCTATTTCTTGGACCGGGTCGCGAACCGGATCGTCGAACTCGACCGCGGCTCGCTTCATCGGTATTCGGGCAACTACAGCGCCTTCTTGGAGCAGAAGGCGGAACGCATGGAGCGGGAAGCGTCGGAGGATCGGAAGCGGGAGAGGCTGTATAAGCAGGAACTCGCGTGGATGCGCAAAGGCGCGAAAGCCCGTACGACGAAGCAGAAGGCGAGGATCGGCCGGTTCGATGCGCTCGCGAGCGAAGTCGGCACGGAACGGGCCGAGACGCTCGATATCGCGATCGGCGGCGCTCGGCTCGGCAAGAAGGTGCTCGAGGTTCGCGGCGTCAGCTGCGGATACGACGGCCGCGCGCTCGTCCGCGATTTCGACGCGATCGTGCAGCGCGACGACCGGATCGGCGTCGTCGGCCCGAACGGCAGCGGGAAGTCGACGCTGCTGAACGTGCTTGCCGGACGGCTCCTTCCCAGCCGCGGCGAAGTCGACATCGGCTCGACGGTCAAGATCGGCTACTTCACGCAGGAGCATACCGAGATGGACGGCTCTATGCGCGTTATCGAGTACATTCAGGAGGCCGCCGAACGGATCGAAACCGCGAACGGCGAATCGATCAGCGCCTCCCAGCTGCTGGAGCGATTCCTCTTCCCTCCGGCCGTGCAGTGGACGCCGATCTCCGGCTTGTCGGGGGGCGAGAAGCGACGGCTGTACTTGCTGCGAGTCTTGATCGGCGCGCCGAACGTCCTGTTCCTTGACGAGCCGACGAACGATCTCGACATTCAGACGTTGACCGTGCTGGAGGATTATCTCGACGACTTCGCCGGCGCCGTCATCGTCGTCTCGCACGACCGGTTCTTCCTGGATCGGACGGTCGATCGGCTCTGGTCCGTGGAGAGCGACGGAACGATCGAACGGTACGAGGGCAATTATTCCGACTACGTCGAGAAGAAGGCGCTGCTCGAGGAGACGGCCGCGCCGGCGCCACGAACGGCGGCGCATGCCACTGGCAAGCCCGCCCTCGCCGCCTCCGCGGATGGAGAGCGCGGCGGCGCGAAGGCGCTCAAATTCACGTTCAAGGAACAGAAAGAATACGAAGAGATCGACGGCAAGATCGCCGACTTGGAAAGCCGGCTTCAGGAGAAGGCGCAGAACATCGTCGCGGCCGGTTCCGACTACCTTGAGCTGCAGCGGCTTACGGACGAGCAGAACGCGTTGGAAAGCGAGCTCGCCGAGCTGTTCGACCGCTGGACGTATTTGAACGAATTGGCGGAGAAGATCGAAGCGCAGAAGAAATCGTAG
- a CDS encoding glycoside hydrolase family 172 protein, with protein MASFNGLGMGLGNLSLLSDAETRSISAENFTGEKGKGGMATEGTGANAARDLGLGWKVSPSIQLKGGTTATLADIAGPGVIQHIWLTVHPKQWRNLILRFYWDGEDNPSVEVPVGDFFCNGWCERVNVNSMPIAVNPAGGFNSYWEMPFRKSAKVTMENRSDEDAWLYYQFDYALTQVPDHCAYFHAQWRRSNPLGYKEVHTILEGVRGQGHYVGTYLAWQVNNNGWFGEGEIKFFMDGDKEFPTICGTGTEDYFGGAWNWEHPQGEYGTYSTPFLGMHQVIKSDGLYRANQRFGMYRWHVMDPIRFKSDLRVTIQALGWRSGGRYLPLQDDIASVAYWYQSEPHAALPPLPSADELEVI; from the coding sequence ATGGCATCGTTTAACGGTTTGGGTATGGGGCTTGGGAACTTATCGCTGCTGTCCGACGCGGAAACCCGGTCGATCAGCGCGGAAAACTTTACCGGGGAAAAAGGGAAAGGCGGCATGGCCACGGAGGGCACCGGCGCGAACGCCGCCCGCGATTTGGGCTTAGGCTGGAAGGTTTCCCCCTCGATCCAATTGAAAGGAGGGACGACCGCGACGCTGGCCGACATCGCCGGACCGGGGGTCATTCAGCATATTTGGCTGACGGTGCATCCGAAGCAGTGGCGGAACTTAATCCTGCGTTTCTATTGGGACGGGGAGGACAACCCTTCGGTCGAGGTGCCGGTCGGCGACTTCTTCTGCAACGGATGGTGCGAGCGGGTGAACGTGAACTCGATGCCGATCGCGGTGAACCCGGCCGGCGGCTTTAACAGCTACTGGGAGATGCCGTTCCGCAAATCCGCTAAGGTGACGATGGAAAATCGCTCCGACGAAGACGCATGGCTGTATTATCAATTCGATTACGCGCTGACGCAGGTGCCGGATCATTGCGCCTACTTCCACGCGCAATGGCGCCGCAGCAACCCGCTCGGGTATAAGGAAGTTCATACGATCCTGGAAGGCGTTCGCGGGCAAGGCCATTACGTCGGGACGTATCTCGCATGGCAGGTCAACAACAACGGTTGGTTCGGCGAAGGCGAGATTAAGTTTTTCATGGACGGCGACAAGGAATTCCCGACGATCTGCGGCACGGGGACAGAGGATTACTTCGGGGGCGCGTGGAACTGGGAGCACCCGCAAGGCGAATACGGCACCTACTCGACGCCGTTCCTCGGCATGCATCAGGTCATCAAGTCCGACGGCTTGTACCGGGCGAACCAACGCTTCGGCATGTACCGTTGGCATGTCATGGACCCGATCCGGTTCAAGAGCGATCTCCGCGTCACGATTCAGGCGCTCGGGTGGCGTTCGGGCGGCCGATATTTGCCGCTGCAGGACGACATCGCGTCGGTCGCGTACTGGTATCAGAGCGAGCCGCACGCCGCGCTCCCGCCGCTTCCTTCCGCGGACGAGCTGGAAGTCATCTAA
- a CDS encoding helix-turn-helix transcriptional regulator, with product MSQVRLSPYIRIAWDHTLHPPNKINRRALFDYELIYVKSGEMRVLIEDVEYRGVPGDIFLLKPRQHHSIEAMNDQPVRQPHLHFDLVYQSDSPTLKTSFLPVEAMSEQELRLFREDVTQELPNHFRLRHPLIFEKLLFDIIHEYESKHPYFETAATGLFLQLWAQLAREHLWSTHAAIATNWVQLERVKSYLNRHVDKDVTLDELASVANLSSSYLCRLFKKTFGVGPIRYHLIGRIEHAKKLIQFTDLPITEISELCGFLSIHSFSRAFRNAEGVPPTYYRNFPSRSEQ from the coding sequence ATGAGCCAGGTCCGGCTTTCCCCCTACATTAGAATCGCATGGGATCATACGCTGCATCCCCCGAATAAAATCAACCGACGCGCGTTGTTCGATTACGAGCTCATTTACGTGAAATCCGGCGAGATGAGAGTTCTGATCGAAGACGTCGAATATCGCGGCGTTCCGGGCGATATTTTCTTGCTGAAGCCAAGGCAGCATCACTCGATCGAAGCGATGAACGATCAGCCGGTCAGGCAGCCGCATCTTCACTTCGATTTGGTGTATCAGTCCGACAGTCCGACGCTCAAGACGTCGTTCCTGCCGGTGGAGGCCATGTCGGAGCAGGAGCTGCGCCTGTTTCGCGAGGACGTTACGCAGGAGCTGCCGAACCATTTTCGACTGCGGCATCCCCTCATTTTCGAGAAGCTGCTCTTCGATATCATCCATGAATACGAGAGCAAACACCCGTATTTCGAGACGGCGGCGACGGGACTGTTCCTGCAGCTGTGGGCCCAGCTGGCTCGGGAGCATCTTTGGTCGACCCATGCGGCGATCGCGACGAACTGGGTGCAGCTCGAGCGCGTGAAATCTTACCTCAATCGACATGTGGACAAAGACGTGACGTTGGACGAACTGGCGTCCGTGGCGAATTTAAGCAGTTCCTACCTATGCCGGCTGTTCAAGAAGACGTTCGGCGTCGGGCCGATTCGATATCATCTGATCGGCCGCATCGAGCACGCTAAGAAGCTCATACAGTTCACGGACCTGCCGATCACGGAAATATCGGAGTTATGCGGCTTTCTGAGCATTCATTCCTTCAGCCGGGCGTTCCGGAACGCGGAGGGCGTGCCCCCGACCTACTACCGGAATTTTCCGTCCAGATCAGAGCAATAA
- a CDS encoding DeoR/GlpR family DNA-binding transcription regulator — protein sequence MEHRLNDRQSSIVEQLRSRGEVKISELKQRFDVTEMTVRRDLEKLERLGIAARTFGGAILDSRDIELAQRTTVRSEEKGRIGKRAAACVRPGDSIFIDGGSTTFQVARHLPEKADITVVTNALNVANELASKKIPTIVVGGLLLEATISMVGPTAVESISKMAFDKAFLGATGLDARHGFSNSNLLEADVKRMAIRKAKAAFVVLDHSKFGEKVLVSFAALGDVGTVVTDRTPDPELSEACRAAGVDVLLA from the coding sequence ATGGAGCATCGCTTGAACGATAGACAGTCGTCCATCGTGGAACAGCTGCGGAGCCGAGGCGAGGTGAAAATCTCGGAGCTGAAGCAGCGGTTCGACGTTACCGAGATGACGGTGCGGCGGGATCTGGAGAAGTTAGAGCGGCTGGGCATCGCGGCGCGAACGTTCGGCGGGGCGATTCTCGATTCTCGCGACATCGAGCTGGCGCAGCGGACGACCGTTCGTTCGGAGGAGAAGGGCCGGATCGGAAAGCGCGCGGCCGCATGCGTTCGACCGGGCGACTCCATCTTTATCGACGGGGGCTCGACCACGTTCCAGGTCGCGCGCCACTTGCCGGAGAAGGCGGACATCACGGTCGTCACGAACGCGCTGAACGTCGCGAACGAGCTCGCTTCGAAGAAAATTCCGACGATCGTCGTCGGGGGGCTGCTGCTGGAAGCGACGATTTCGATGGTCGGACCGACGGCGGTGGAGTCGATCTCGAAGATGGCGTTCGATAAGGCGTTCTTGGGGGCGACGGGTCTCGACGCACGCCATGGGTTCAGCAACTCGAACCTGCTCGAAGCGGACGTCAAGCGTATGGCGATTCGGAAAGCGAAGGCGGCGTTCGTCGTTCTCGACCATTCGAAATTCGGCGAGAAGGTGCTCGTCTCGTTCGCGGCGCTCGGCGACGTCGGTACGGTCGTGACGGATCGAACGCCGGATCCCGAGCTGTCGGAAGCGTGCCGCGCGGCGGGAGTGGACGTGCTGCTGGCGTGA
- a CDS encoding YitT family protein, translating to MTRLALSVKTVSSVVFGILMTAFGIKLLSASTLTFGGTAGVAFLLSYTTSFSWGFWFVLTNAPFFLLSYRMLGARFTLSTLLSVVGTSLAQLPLDALAIPASALHPTAAAVASGMCIGIGIAFVLNNGSSLGGVQIFALVLDRKFGINRGATIFVADAIIVASAAFLLGGGQALASIVSIAVASVIIGRYRRMPARLPESAPPSTAPRKAEDRAEAAP from the coding sequence ATGACGCGTTTGGCGCTATCCGTAAAAACCGTGTCGTCTGTCGTCTTCGGCATTCTCATGACGGCGTTCGGCATCAAGCTGTTGTCCGCGAGCACGCTGACGTTCGGCGGCACGGCCGGCGTCGCCTTCTTGTTAAGCTATACGACATCCTTCTCTTGGGGATTCTGGTTCGTCCTGACGAACGCCCCGTTCTTCTTGCTCTCTTACCGAATGCTCGGCGCGCGATTCACCCTGTCTACGCTGCTGTCGGTCGTCGGCACGTCGCTCGCGCAGCTGCCGCTCGACGCCCTCGCGATACCCGCGTCCGCCCTCCATCCGACGGCCGCCGCCGTCGCGTCGGGCATGTGCATCGGCATCGGCATCGCGTTCGTGCTGAACAACGGGTCTTCCCTCGGCGGGGTACAGATCTTCGCGCTCGTCCTGGATCGCAAGTTCGGGATTAACCGCGGCGCGACGATCTTCGTCGCCGACGCGATCATCGTCGCGTCCGCGGCGTTCTTGCTCGGAGGGGGACAGGCGCTGGCCTCGATCGTATCGATCGCGGTCGCGAGCGTCATTATCGGGCGGTATCGACGGATGCCCGCTCGTCTTCCCGAATCCGCGCCTCCCTCCACAGCTCCAAGGAAGGCCGAGGATCGAGCCGAAGCTGCTCCTTAG
- a CDS encoding pyridoxamine 5'-phosphate oxidase family protein, with protein MGKQFAALLPEHRRFIEKQKVFFVGTAALSAEGHVNVSPKGYDAFRVLSDSRVAYLDLTGSGNETSAHVMENGRITIMFCAFEGPPNILRLYGAGAVALPGSSEWASLVPLFPPMPGARQIIVVDVHLVQSSCGYAVPFLSFEGERDTLQRWADQKGEEGLVEYRRTKNGKSIDGLPTPISSQE; from the coding sequence ATGGGGAAACAGTTCGCCGCGTTGCTCCCGGAGCATCGACGGTTCATCGAGAAGCAGAAGGTGTTCTTCGTCGGCACGGCGGCGTTGTCCGCGGAAGGCCATGTGAACGTGTCGCCCAAAGGGTACGACGCGTTCCGCGTATTGTCCGACAGCCGCGTCGCTTATCTCGACTTGACGGGAAGCGGGAACGAGACGAGCGCGCATGTGATGGAAAACGGACGCATCACGATCATGTTCTGCGCGTTCGAAGGACCGCCTAACATCCTTCGGCTTTACGGCGCAGGCGCCGTCGCGCTGCCCGGTTCGAGCGAGTGGGCGTCGTTGGTCCCGCTCTTCCCGCCGATGCCCGGCGCGAGACAGATCATCGTCGTCGACGTTCATCTCGTGCAGTCGTCCTGCGGGTATGCGGTTCCGTTCCTAAGCTTCGAGGGTGAGCGGGATACGCTGCAGCGGTGGGCCGATCAGAAGGGCGAAGAAGGGCTCGTCGAATACCGGAGGACGAAGAACGGGAAGAGCATCGACGGTTTGCCGACGCCGATCTCCTCGCAAGAATGA